A stretch of DNA from Thermococcus sp. Bubb.Bath:
GAGCGCTTCCAGACTTGTAGATCAGCCCCACTCCTGCCCCAATCAGGAAGTCAAAGAGCAGGATCTTCACGTTCCAATCGTCTATGGCGTTTTTAACGATCCAGTCTATCGTCTGGGTTGTACCCGTTATTGGGTTTCCCCCTGCGACCATTACCCCACCGGTCCATACCCCTGCAAAGAGGGCCAGTATGACCCTCTTCGTCCATATCGCTAGTACAATCGCCACCAGGGGCGGTAGCAGGGATAGCACGCTAAAGTCCGTCATATTTTCACCTCCAAAGCGCTCTCTCCCAAGGTTGTTCTAGTATTTAAAAAATTTCCCAGAAAATTTTAGATATATTGACGAATTTTCCAAGAATCTTCGCCAATTGTCATGCCCATTTATATACCCGGTGAGCCTTACAGAGACGTCCAGGTACTGTATTGAAAATAAAATGACGACAGAGTGGGCAGAAAAATCAAAGAAAGCCAAAGGTCAAGGGTAGAACGCGTCCCCTCGACCCGTTAATCCAGAAGAGATTGAGATGGCCCCGCAACGGACTGAAAGTGTTTCTGCCTTCTAGAGGCCAGCTTTGGTCATCTAAGCCCATCCAGGATTGTTTTCAGCTTTACGAAATCTTTTCTCAGCTCTTCCCTAAGTGGCGGCTTGTAGAGGGCGGCTGCCGGATGGTACATTGGCATTATCGTGATTTTTCCGAAGAGCGTATGTGCCTCGAAGGTCTTTCCGTGGATTTTGCTTATTGGCTCGGGCTCAAAGCCGAACTTCCGGAGGATGTATCCCATCGAGTGTCTCCCTAGGGGTACGATGACCTTCGGCTGGATTATGTCTATCTGCCTGTCAAGGTAGGGAGAGCACGCCTTGATTTCCTCCTCCGTTGGGTCGCGGTTTTCAGGCGGGCGGCACTTGACGATGTTGGTGATGTAAACATCTTTCCTGCTCAGGCCGATTTCTGCCAAAAGTCCATCGAGAAGCTTCCCAGCCCTACCGACGAAGGGGAAGCCCTTCTGGTCTTCCCAGTATCCCGGCGCCTCACCCACGAGCATAGCCCTCGCGTCGTAGCTTCCGGCACCGGGGACGGCGTTCGTCCTAAGCTTTCCAAGAGGGCACTTCTGGCAGCTCCTGATTTTCTCCTCAAGCTCGTGCATCAGCTTCTCTTTCCTGGAATCCGCCATAGGAGACCCTCACGCAAGGGATTTCTGGTTTAAGTAAGCCCGCAGGAGCTCCACCCAGGCAGTGTAGTAGCCCTTCTCATACTCATCCCTAAACTCCTGGGAGATTATCTCCTCAAAGCGTTTCAAAAACTCTTCCGCCCTCTCTCTGTCGTTATTTGACACAACCTGAAAGAGAAACGAATCCGGGTCGTTATCCTGCAGGGTGCTCAGGAACCCGTTTATTGCCCTGGTGTAGCCCCTTCCCCATTCGTCGGAGCCCGCCATCTTCTGAAGCTTCTCAAGGTGCCCCTTTGCTTTACTGAAGTCCCTCCTCAGAAGGGCCCGC
This window harbors:
- the udg gene encoding type-4 uracil-DNA glycosylase, which encodes MADSRKEKLMHELEEKIRSCQKCPLGKLRTNAVPGAGSYDARAMLVGEAPGYWEDQKGFPFVGRAGKLLDGLLAEIGLSRKDVYITNIVKCRPPENRDPTEEEIKACSPYLDRQIDIIQPKVIVPLGRHSMGYILRKFGFEPEPISKIHGKTFEAHTLFGKITIMPMYHPAAALYKPPLREELRKDFVKLKTILDGLR